From a single Corynebacterium kroppenstedtii DSM 44385 genomic region:
- the rpsT gene encoding 30S ribosomal protein S20: MANIKSKKKRIKTNEKARQRNKAIRSRLHTENRKFRELVAAGDKAGAEAQLRLASREYDKAVTKGTLHRNNAANKKSAMAKLFNSMD; the protein is encoded by the coding sequence GTGGCAAACATTAAGTCCAAGAAGAAGCGCATCAAGACAAACGAAAAGGCTCGTCAGCGCAACAAGGCCATCCGTTCGCGCTTGCACACCGAGAACCGCAAGTTCCGTGAGCTGGTCGCTGCTGGTGACAAGGCTGGTGCCGAGGCTCAGCTTCGTCTGGCTTCCCGCGAGTATGACAAAGCCGTCACTAAGGGCACTCTTCACCGCAACAACGCTGCGAACAAGAAGTCTGCGATGGCCAAGTTGTTCAACTCGATGGACTAG